ATTTTCTGCCCCTAAGGGATTAAGGCAATCTTATCAAGGGAGAACTACAAaaggggcgtgtgtgtgtgtgtgtgggtgtgtgtggatgtgaggCATTGTGGAAATAAATCAGAGTGGCCTGTTTAGCAGTGGGAGAAACTGGCTGGGTGTTAGTGTGCGAGAGAGGgaagacaggcagacagacaggcagacagacaggcaggacCAGTGTAATGATGAATAAGATGAACAATAGCAGATTTCTACTGGTCTATCCCAGGATTTTGTTCTCAACCTGAATGGATTCAGTTGTGTCTAATATGAAACTATTTTTCCTAATGTCTTTCCCCTAacaaattcatttcattttgtgtaATTCTTAGGGAACATATTAAATTcctagactgtataaaaataatggaagtagccactcctgttctgaagccttggctgaatccaaatgtccaccctcagGACTTGCGGACTGAGGCCTCGCGGACTTCAGTTGTACGTAGTGTGCCGTATTTATCGCAAGCGGCTGATAGACAGCCCTTGAGACTGTTTTACTCATAAGTCATATAAGTTCATGAACAGTGCctgctcatctgtccctgcagatgACAAGATATAAATCCCCTGAATAGCCTTTTTCTGTGACTAACAAAAATGAAGGCTACTAATACATCTCTATATAACATACAGGCTACACGTGTTCAAAAACAGAGATGTTTGTAAATAAGGACAGGACCATAACTCAATAAATTGGGTATTACTGACATCAGAAAccttcttttgtgtttttcagccaTTCTTTTTGCCTATTACACAGCGCAGCCTGGTAGGCcacaataataaaatgtattttcagtccCTCTACAGCTTAGACTGAAACATATCTCTGTATCATGATATGGTTGTTTATTTCTGTCCTACATAATTCAAGCAACAAGTaagtttggggtttttttgcagCAGATGAAAAACCCACAACGTCACGTCTGTATTGCaattgtgggttattaaatcagtTAGGTCTtctgaagtctgcaccccaagcggactgtctggaagtctgcagaaagtcaaCTTGAGGCCCCTTGTAGACTCGTTGAAAAGTGGATTTGGACAGCCCTAACCGCTCCCAGACTTCCCGGGAACGCACCCGCAAAGTCCACCAAGTGTGGTGAAGCCATTTGGGCTGGgcccttgagtttggcattgcAGCAGTCGcaatcttgttttattagagccagaagtgaccatatagcataaactgttttttgtttatttaacatttatggAATTTGACtcatttttgcagtttttggcacttgccCTTTGGCTTCAGCCATCTCATTGagacaatagccccttttacacttccagattttccgtgaatgttgggccgttttgctggcaagctgcgagcgtttatacacacagagccggattgacgagttgatccgaggtgcccaattttctgcctcgtaggaTAGTCATATTGACGGAACCCTtctagtttaaacagaccgaggcggccctccgcaacgggaggggctgttgaagacttgtgggaggagctgttgatgacgccgcacgtgcgacccactggcggtggataaacaggatacagctgatagcaggaattagtgagcagctagtagcaagagggaaacgcaaacctgacagacactgtaaagttgagcaactggggagacaaagaattgcgcgccctccttgtccacacaaacgaagaggccattaaccgtcagttgacggggacggtgaagaacgggccgatttatgagagaatcgccacCTGACTGTTGCCgcctgactagccgcggctgCCCTCACACgccacacactgagctacacattttgtttcttgctcacaccccccattgccccgaaaaaggcacattctgtataaacaaaagtaggtaggtggcattttgctgcaaaaaaaatgcttaaaaaaaaaggctgattgggctttcctgcaaatttgcacaattcctatctaaaaagggccaATGTAACTTTTACTCAACAGTGGCCACTGTGACCACAAGAAGCAATTTCAGGATGACTGCAATTTAGATTTCTTTCCCAGGTTTCAATTAAGCTAGTTGCTTCGGACGACCTGACTGAAAGCCAGTGGAATAGAAATACATGCAGAAAACAGTCAGACTCAGTAACGTCAGTCACACAAAAATCTTTCCTAAGTTTGTTAGCGTCAGCTAGAAATCAGTCACCATAGGCTACAGGTCATACCAGGCCACACAGGGCTGTATTAGTAAACTCGAGTGCATTAAACTGAGTTTATGAATTCAACCCTTAACCCAACTTTTCATTTGTAAGTGGAACAAAGTGATACTCCACCTTGTATGAGTACCCAGCCTTGCATTTgacaaaggaaaacaaatttTCCAAATTAAACCTTATTCACAGGGATGGGGGACACCACAAAATTTGGTTTGGGTCTGATACATGCGCATATTGATACTGATACAATACGTTTTAATATTAAAAGTGTCTGATGTACTTTCATTTAGGGAAGAGCAGTGTGCCGTGATGTATGAGGCAAACAACAAGTCTGCCAAAGTAATAGCTAATGATGACCaattacagtttgaaaatgtaagATGAGATAAAATTATCTTTTAGTCGTCTCACAGTGGGGAAATTTGCAAAGTACAAAGCAATACAAAGCAATATATAAGTATTTAGAATaagtaaactgtacaaaaacaaagagcaacATAATGAGCAAATAGtgtaaaacacaaagcaatgcAATAAGGAAGCATCAGAAAGAAGCAGAATGtaataaagagacagactgaatgGCTGATTTCACATTATTGActgatgaaattaaaaatatcgCACAGTTTAACAGTACTGATATTGCACCTGAGTGATGACTGTGagtggtaaaaaataaaagcaagataTAATAAAGAGACAGGCTGAGTGGCAGAATTTACGTTATTGCATGTAACATTAATCAGTGCTAAAGATACCTGGATATTCTCCGTCTGAGCCTCTCTGAACAGACTGTAAGTGAActctgtttttgtgtcaaatGTCTGGATTGCCAGGCATTTCCCTCGTCCTCCCTTCTTGTCGGTTGGAGTTCAGAATGCTCTTTGTCGTGTTTTTTACTCTTTCATTAAGCTATCACTTCTATTATGTGTCGGATTAAGCTAGTCAGCACAAAAGCAGTGGAGAAGCAAACAGTACATCCACTAGGTACGTTCACGACAACATTGTTTGCAcagttttacttttaaaatacaaataggTACGATGAAGAAGACAGAAacaaatttctttttttgtattgatCCTATTGATGCTAAGATCGATGTTCAAAAAGTAAATGTAGTATCTATAGTACTGATATTTTGGTACTGATCTGCCCTCCCCTTTTAGTTACAATttagtcaggaacactttagtcaaagaaagctttattttcatttgcagtattatatttggcggtatggctctgttctggggcctctcggTTGTTTCTTGGGCCTACGCAGAAAACCTCTTCCACACGCCTATGTgtaaagcctaaggcagagagagcacacctctctggggtggaggtgggcagtttgcagaggaagcagcaacagtaggcaggccagagcagtttaaatagggcgccctgaatgagatttccctactggttgcatagaaaggaatcatgtgatctatcagctgactcccttaaatcaatcagctgctccatcagttgattgggctgtttgagatcagctgatgtagctgggatgtgagctgagattgacattgtgtcctgcctgaactaacactatgccCAATTTCTATGTGTTAAAACAATTTAGTAAGtaaaaatgcactttatttGGTGCAGGCTCCACACTGCGTAATCCAGTTTATCAGACAATCATTTTCAATCCAATACAATTGGTAAACTACCAATATATTCAAGTGGGTGAACAAAACACTCGCACTGCTTCCCTGCTGCGCCCTTGCCATCTTTAAAGCCCAAACACTCAGATGGAAGCAGTGTATATAGTCATGAGGTCTTTCTCCCAATCCCAAATTTTGTGTGGGGTCACCTTGGATTATCAGTTAAGTTTCAAACCTCATCAACACAAGAAACTAACTCCTGCCTCAAGCGTGACTTTACATCTACCTCTATACCGCCCAAAATGTGAAACGCATGCACAAGCCTAGCAGTGTAACGTATATAGTTTCTTGGCCAATCTTCGTGCTTATGAAATGTTGCCTCTGGCCAAATTCCAGCTGCTATTATTTCTGCTGAAAATGAGTGATGGTGCTATTTTCCACTGGCTGGGGCTTCAGTTATGCAAGCTGCAGATGTTTGGCAGTTCACTGCTCTTTTTATTCAACAATGCCCTCAGAGGTCTGGTTACATGAGCTCTGTGCAAAACAACAGCATCAATTTATAAAAGTCGTCCACAATAGATTTGAGTCAGATGAAATACAGACCCGTGTAAGGGAGTAGTTACTGTATTTCTCGTAACTTGCCTGCACTGTGAATGATGTCCACTTTAACTGTGCAAACCTGGAACAGTGGACTAAAACAAATCAGAAAAGTGGCCCAAACCCTTGGGTAAACagcttgttttttaaaagacagGAAATAAAGAGGTTTTTGTACACATGAGATTACATCATTATGGGAGCCATTAGCTTTAGTTTGCTGAGCCCCGTTGGACTCGTCCATTTGTAGCATTTTTAGCTGACATTATCCCATCATCAGACTAGTGTTTAAAATGCCAGAATTTGTACTTAGAGAAGTTGTGATTATCTCTGTTTCAcattgattattttcttttcaaagTGGACTTAAGCACTCTGACCACCAGTTATACAAACACAGTCACGAGATAAAAGAGTCACTTGACAGCATAATCAAGTCAACAGCTGATGCAATCATGTGGATGCTGCCGGGAAGCCTGCTCACCTACCTACCTAcaccaaacattttttaaataataaacagaAATAACCAAAACATGCTTTTACTACAATCCAGTTTTTCCACACAAAAACAGAGGGCTCAGTCCATGCgtgcaaaaacatttcactaAGATTTATGACGTTAAATTGTAGCTATCTGTGTGTAACTTTGGAGTGTGACAAATGTGTGACATGCATTGCACAGCTTTTTCCAGATGGCCCTCTTGGCTTTGCTAGCAGTTTCTTCCATAAGACCAAAAAAAAGCCTCCGCAGAGTTCTGacaggaaaacacatttttgtggGGAGGTACAGAGGAGTGGTGGGCCAAATGTGCAGAACTCACAAATCAATAGGACTCGGGGCTGCAGTTATGTAAATGTTTGTCCAATGGAAGGCAAGCTAGCTGTGGGGAGTGCCGGGGAGGTCCACATCTCCAGAAGTTATTATGCAACACCAGCCAACTGTATATAAGGCCCCGACTATGACAGAACACCAGAGGATCTCTGTGAGCTCTCCACTTTGTTTTAAACAGGTATGCACTGACACTGGACTTGCTTTTAAGCTTTTACATTTTGACCTAGGAATTTAAGGTGCATGGTTGTGCTTTTGCAAAATATCTTCTGTTcctttgacatttttcaaattatcttgaTGCCTTTATTCAAAGTTTTGCATTTTATAAAAGTGGCATGTTGTAGCACAGAGGCAAATATTTTACTTGAGGACTTGAAAGAACTAGCAATGTGTCTGACAAATgcatctgtcctctctgtcacctctcctcctcctcctcctctccacctaCCCCTCCCAACTTCTTCTTTCTTTGattctgtcttttttccttCCACTGAGATAGAATGCTGCGGTACGTTGTAGCCCTCTGTCTCCTGGCTTTGGCCTGGGCGCAGGACTGCCAGGTGGCCAACTTCCAGGTCGTGCAAAACTTTGACAAGACAAGGGTGAGTTGGAAGTGTGAAGAGATTTCTTTAGTTGTATGCATAGATCTAGATTTCAGGGGGAACACAGGGGACATGCTAAACTGTTAAATCATAAttaatgctgaaaaaaatcaccagaatacAGGAAATTATGTGTTTAATGCTCAAAATGTTCAGGTGGAGGACCCCTAAACCCTCCATTTCATGTGTCCCCCCCAAAGTTAAAACGAAACCTAAGCCCTTTGTTCAATgatcatatttatatttacaatgTAGTATTTTTTCATAGTTGTTTTGGTCAGGATTCTGTTTAAAGGACTTTGTGtaatcaaaatattttgttcTTTGAGGAGCGAAGTGGACTTACACTTTGATTTCTTTCTCTCAGTATGCAGGGACATGGTACGCCGTAGCAAAGAAGGACCCAGAGGGTTTGTTCTTAATCGACAATGTCGTGGCCCAGTTTGTTGTCGACGAGGACAGCAAAATGACCGCCACCGCTAAAGGCAGAGTCATCATCCTTAAGTGAGTTCTGCTCTTTACTGTGAAGGCTCACCTTTCCCCCACTTGAGCATCAAATTTGCGCAACTTCCTACGTGTTCTATGCTTTAATCAGCATGCTTTTAACTAATTTGCTTTTAAATCAAATTTGttagtttattgtttttattccgcatgcttttgtttgtcctgttgtatttattgtgtgcttttgcttttattggtttgtttgttttttttccatgtgcTTTTGGTTTGCTTTTATTCCTGTGCTTTTATCCGTGtaatctgtaaagcactttgggtcGCCTTTGggtatgaaatgtgctttaaAGTAAATGTGAGTTTGCCTTGCCCTCTCCCTTTTTTATCTCCTCCATCTCGTCTCACATCTTCCGTGAtgtccttctctcttttttgaccTCTAGCAATTGGGAACTGTGCGCTGACATGGTGGCCACCTTTGAGGAAACTGCCGACCCTGCCAAGTTCAGGATGAAGTACTGGGGAGTTTCATCCTACCTGCAGTCTGGAAGTAAGTTGTTGAACATTTACACCTGAACACTGACTTAAAGGAACTTAAATTGGGGTTGACAACAAAATCAAGGCAACTAATGAATGATCTGGCACTTTATTAGCATTTGCCTTTGGCAGTTTTCTGTTGGGAATCACTAATAATACACTGCAAAAGCACATGTTGACCTTAAGACAACTGTTGATTTCATTTAATCATCAACCGCAGCACTTAGTTCTCTGTGACCCTGACCCTGGAGAATGAATCAAACTTACTAGGAAGAGGTCCAAATGTCACTGTGTGTAACTTTGACATCACATTAAGGCAAAGTATAGTCATTTATTAATTAACTGCACTTCCATAAAATCTGAGGCTGAGTCAGTTTTATACACGCAGTCTCTAATGTATCACTATGATCCCAGTGCTGacccaaaatgctgtttttctttatcaACTGTAGCATTACCCATAATACCCATCTATATAATTACATCAGCTGTTGACTTGATTATGCCATCAAGGGACTCTTTTATCTCCCAGTGACTGTGTTTGTATAAATGGTGGTGCTCAAGTCCACTTAAAAGAGAAAATGAGGCTGAGGCTTTCTTGGTCTTATGAAAGCAACTGCAAGCAAAGCCAAGAGGACCATCTGGAACAAGCTGTGCAATGCATTTCACACATTTGTCACACTCCAAAGTATACACACAGATAGGCACACACTTCAGCGTCATAAATCTAAGTGAAATGTTTTTGCGTGCATGGACTGAACCCAATTAAGTTGTGTGGAAAAAACTGGATCTCACTAAAAGCATGTTGCAGCCCTTTCTCCTATCTTATTTACCAATAAATTGTCCCAGTAGGTGCATGTGCTTCCCGGCAACATCTATATGATTGCATCACCTGTTGAGTTGAATACACTGTCAAGGAACTCTTTGATCTCCCAGTAACTGTGTTTGTATAAATGGTGGGCAGAGAGCTGAAGTccaattcagaaaaaaaaaatcaatgtgaaAGAGAGATAATCACAACTTCTCCAAGTACAAAGTCTGGAATTTTAAACACCAGTCAGTGATGATGGGATAGTGTATGAGTTAGCTAAATATGCTCGTGTACTACTGTATGCATGTCTACATAGGTCAATATAAGAGTTAATTGTTAAAATATATTATAGTATAACAAAACTAGGTTTCAAGATTTGTAAAGGTgtaaaccaaaaaaataaaaaattagaaaattaGTTATCCCtaacatttgttgtgttatggTTTGAGAGTGATGAAAACAGATGGGGACTAAGCATAGACTTTAATAATAGTTAGATACCAAAACCCTAGATGGTGCCTATTCATTCCAGTGGAGTTGCTCACGTGGCGCATTCGccaaaaaagttttctagcttccaggttaaagttagctaacattagccagctgaaaccaaaatatcataatataTTTCACGTTAGTGTTTCCTCCAACGTCATGATTTCTCTTAAGCACAAGGGGGGCACTGGAATTATGATAAAGAGCACTGAATTTGATGGATTTACTGTttaacagacaacaaaaaaggCAAGAATTAGCTCGCcacagagatattggatgaagcgagatacccaactgtaggcttatccaatgttaagaaaacggttactcttcctgtctcctaagtgggcgtggttagctctccctccaatcagagcctgttctccctcaacccccccctccccaccaccgtgttgaacagaggctctgtggatgtctgtgtatgcggatcaagaagcaggtggaatgaaaatacattcttcctattattgcagcctattgttgcacaaagcttgggcattttttatttattaccaGCGGTAAATAACTGTAAGCTAACTttgattttaccgcctgtttatcaagatcacgagatctcgcgagaacttgttttctgagacggacagggctcaaacaaagttaactttctcttgatctgtgcggatgaaaaatgcagctttagtgtcagaatattgggaagatgtgtggcttgtggaaaatgaacccaatatttactttagtgactacagggcgaaagaattgaccataaattgtgatcacgttcattttcctcattgacgacaatacattcagagctgccgcaagtctcctacgggggcgtggcgctaacgtcactgaatcaggaagtgagctgagttgggtatctcgcttcatccaatatctctgctcGCCAGCACAGCCTGTAGTCCGTGTTAGCaagtaagctaacattagctaacattagccagctaAAACCACAATATCACAATATGTTTCACATGCTAGTGTTTCCTCCAACGTCAGGATTTCTCTTCAGCACCGGGGAGCACTGAAATTGATGGATTTACTGTTTATCGGAGAACAACATGGGTATTTTGCTTCCTGAGCTGAAGGGGAATTTTCTTTACTACAATACCGTGAGTGGCCACCGGGGAAAatttgctgcaaggctgagcggCTTTCCTGGAGGTCTGATTTACAGCTGAGGTTAACTTTCGCTAGCACAAAACTGGctttaaaccattaaaacaaaatgtacttaccaaAAAACCTGAACATTTGACTCCTTAGTGGGTCTTTTATTTCAACTAAACTCTGAGTAAGACTTAATTAAGTGACCAAAATGCTACAATTAACTTTAATGAACTAAAAACACACTTGTATAGCGACAACTAAGGCCAGCCTGGATGTTTACAACGTCGGGATCCACCCTCGCATTTAACTAAAATTGTAGCATTTATCTTGGGAACAAAAAgcctccatttacaaaacatcaAGGCACCCCTGGGACACGAAGTACTTGTGAGATGGACAGTAAATGTCCACTGTAATCTGTAGCATACTTTTTGGCCTCACACTTACGTTGCAAGTTTGAAAGAAATAGTTCATAAATTGTAAAAGGATTGTTTGGTAAaaatctttcctttctttcctcccctccctgcTCTCAGATGATGACCACTGGGTGATCGACACTGACTATGATAACTACGCCGTCCACTACTCCTGCAGACTAGTAGACTCTGACGGCACTTGCCTGGACAGCTACTCCTTCATATTCTCTCGTCACGTGACGGGTCTGAGGCCTGAGGACCAGGTCAAAGTCACCCAGAAAAAGATGGACATCTGCCTGCTGGGCAAATACAGACGTGTTGCACACACTGGTGAGTTCATCTTAGAACGAAGACATTAAGACAactaagaaaataaaatactgtataatgttCTTTTTTAGAgataatctgtgtttttgtgatcaTGTAGTTAGCTAAATGTTTGTCTTCTCTCCACTACAGGCTTCTGCCAAAGCAGCTGATCTGATGACAGTCAGAGAACTTCTTTCTGAAGCACCAACCTCGGATTGTGCGCCCCTCCCCCCCTGCTTGTCTTGGACTAACTCCCACCAGAGTTTTCcctcctgtctctgtcttaGCAGAGAAAGCAGGTCATacctcttttaaaataaattaaaagtggCAAACTATAAACTCACATTCACATGCTGTAA
The nucleotide sequence above comes from Epinephelus lanceolatus isolate andai-2023 chromosome 21, ASM4190304v1, whole genome shotgun sequence. Encoded proteins:
- the rbp4 gene encoding retinol-binding protein 4, giving the protein MLRYVVALCLLALAWAQDCQVANFQVVQNFDKTRYAGTWYAVAKKDPEGLFLIDNVVAQFVVDEDSKMTATAKGRVIILNNWELCADMVATFEETADPAKFRMKYWGVSSYLQSGNDDHWVIDTDYDNYAVHYSCRLVDSDGTCLDSYSFIFSRHVTGLRPEDQVKVTQKKMDICLLGKYRRVAHTGFCQSS